In the Drosophila teissieri strain GT53w chromosome 3R, Prin_Dtei_1.1, whole genome shotgun sequence genome, TAATGCTTACAAGTGACGGTTTAATGTTTAATACTCTCGATAAAAACTTTCCGGAATTAAACCAGAATATGTAAAAACTTTTCCAGTTAATGCTTTTGATTGGCAATTTCGCTGGTTTATTATGTTTGGCTCTCTCAGAATgccaataaataatacaatacaCAACTTGCCAATCGCGTCTACCCTCGCTTGCTGATTCATTTCATCGATGTATTTGATGACCTTATCCCACCTTACTTATAATGATTGCATAATGCTACAAAGCTTCATCTCCCGTCTGCAAAACTGACTTATTTGTGAAGCCACAAATTATTAGTTTCTGCCATCCAAAAAAAGTAGTCATGCGTGACCGTGAACATATGACAGATATGACTATATTTGCTAAAAAGGCAAACCAATTGTGTGCAAAGCTAACCATTACAACAATTACAATCGAAAGTAAGGAAAAACACTCCCTGGCATTAATAAgacaataatttaataaacaattccCATCATCAAGGTCAACGGCGAAACTTACTTGAGACGCCACCGCAGGCGCTCCACAAAGCCGAGGTTCTTATTCATATGGGATGGACTAGAGCACACACACGATCCGATCGATttgctatataaatatatgtatgcagatACTAATGGGCGCGAGCTGCGTACTGTATCGCGCCACCTCCGaaccgaaactgaaattaaaaacacactTTTTCACAACGAATTCCAGCGGCCAGCGAAAAAGCCCGCAAAATAGGCGAAAACAAGCGGAGAAAATATtatagaaaaaaatatatgtactacATTAACACAAATATCAGAATACAAATTACTGAACAAGAAGAGCGTGGGGAGCGGCAGAGAGagaataaaacacacaaaaagaacacaacaaattgtatttcaaGTGCGGTGCCAAGATAAACGGAATAACTGATATAGCTGGATACGATCATCGAGCGTGGGCTGCCGGGTGGAGGcttgggcggtgggcggtgggcggtgggcgtggcagcaccTCATAGACAATGCATAATTATTCAACAATGCGAGAAAAGGCTGTTTGAGCCCAGAGTGCAGAAAACCACAGCTTCTTTCAACCCAACCGGGTATCTATAACCCTGGTGGAGTAACTGCGAGGTAGATAAGTATCTCGGTTATTGAGAGACCAGGGGTATGACTTACTTGGCCAACTAAGCCACGCTCTCAGCTGATCTATCTTAAACTTAGCCAAGTGACTATTTTAAGGGGGGAACTCCCTTTAGACAtttcaaaaaatcgattttttttttactgtcttAATCGATAGGTATATGCTTCGAGAATATAATTCCGAAGTTTCaaaattctattttcaaaattgtggaaGTTATGCGACTTTAAAGCGGCGCGCTCGACCGGTGCGTGAGCCTCGACCGCTAACTTTGAACGTCGTTTTCTCAGAAccatgttttttaaatttgcgtGGGTGATTACAAAAAAACTAGTGAACCGATTTTGTTCatccttgatttattttgaagatcataaaaaacTGCATCTGTGGTACTagatttatgaaaaaaaaaattttttttaactattttttaaataaaaaaaatcgaaaatttttgcttcaaaaacggaaaattttttgaatgctcaatttttatagttaATGTTCATAAATACCGTATATTTTAGTACCACGGACAGAAAAAACCTTCtcgagtaaaaaaatgtttgattttatgatttcagATAAGAATTGCGGTCAGGATCGCCCACGCAGATTTCCATGTCAGCGGCGAGGCGAGATACAAGATCAGCTAAaacttcaattatttataattttgcaaacaatgaaaatgtttttttcttatctttaaACATTgtcctgaatatatataataccaATTTGATGtgatctttttttattttcccaaaaataaataacaaaaaatcactAGATTTTTGGCTTCTAAAGGGAGTTCCCCCCTTAAGGCTTCTTGCTAGTAAATCGAGGGGAAGAAGTGGTGGTTCGCCCAGTGAGTAGGTCAACAACATTTCGATCGCGCCGGCAAAACTagtgtaaacaaacaaatttatgcgatttgtttttgtttatacgGCCACCGAGCTTTCGACTGGAGTGGGGCGTTGCCGTAAAGCTCCGGATCGGCTTTAATTGTAAAAAGCTAACAGTGGGCTCAATTGCGGTTTACGCGGagtaaaaaaatatgaaatgctCTCAAGGTAAGTGGTTCCAAAGAGATCTTTGGAACGGTGACTGTGTCACTTTTCCAACGGCGATAACAACGACAATCTATGGTTAAACATTATAGAAAATGACCATTGGacgaaacaaaatcgtttattgaataattacaaaaattatagCAAAATAGACTTCCATATAACCCCCCTATACTACTTCAAGTCATTGTATAGCCCATTCCACACCTCCAGACCATCCTTTTCGACCTGCGTTACACACTCCACCTGCTGTCCAATATTCAATACCTTGAAGGGAGTCTTTGTGGAGACGGGTAACCACTGATCCGGCCCCGTCTCCGGGCAATTGGGATCGCCAGTCCTGGCAAACGTGGTCAATATGCCCACCATACGCTGGATGGTCTGGAACTCCGGCGAGTCAAGCGGCTGCTTCGTTTGGGCCTGTTTGTGGAATATATAGCCCAAGTCATCCGCATGACAGACACCGCGCTTGATGTCATCACCGCAGAGCTGGTTTCTCATCAGATTTAGCTTGGGCGAATCAAAGTCGAACCGGTACAAATAGGTAGGTGCTTGTGCGAGAGATAATCTGGAGAGGACCACCCTATGTAGGCCGTGCCAGAATAACTTGTAGCTGAAAAGCTGTGGATCAAATATGtcaattatcattttatttacaaatatttttatccgACTATCTCAGGCGGGCTAGGTTACACATAAATGCTTTGACTGGTGTAGTTGTGAAGatgtaaaattaaagaaataccTAAGTTACTCACATCTAGAATCTGAGTGATGTTATTCTTGGTGATGCCGCGCGGTCCATAGTGAAACTTCACAAGAGCTTCGGCCGCTGTGTTCCGCTCCTCGACGCTCATTAATTGATATAGCTCGTGGGGCAATACCATCGCTGGTTCATGTTTCAGCAGCTCCAGCATGTAGCCATTATCCAGCTGACAGAAAGGGTAGTACACCAGTCCCTCGAAGGAAGTGCCGCCCAGGAGCAGGGGCACTTCGGAGGACCACGCCTCCTTCATCAGCTGCGGAAATGGGGCTCGAACCAAGCCTCCAACAACTGGAACAAACGAGTTAAGAAACCCAAAGCAACGGTCACGGGGTGATATGAAATCGTGGCATATGAGTTTTTCGGCATTCACGTTGCGCAGAAACTCCAATATGGAGACCTCTTCTGCGGGTCCTTGGTATCCTGCAGACGTGGCCAGGcgacaaaatatattatctcTTTCGGGAGCATTCACCCAGGGACTCAGCATCGATCCGGACATCATGATGGCCTTGTGGAAGAGCCCCTTAGCCTGCGGCAGACACATCATAAAGTGCACAGAGGCCGCCCCAGCACTCTCGCCAAAAAGCGTTATGTTCTGCGGGTCTCCGTTGAAGTTCCGTATGTGCTGGCTAACCCATTGAAGTGCTAGTAACTGATCATGGAGACCCGCATTGCCCGGCACGTCCAACTCGCAACTGGGCATGCTAAGGAATCCCAGAGAGCAGAGGCGATAGTTAAATAGCACATAAACAACATCCTTGCTCATCAAATAATCCGGCCCGTATTTGCTCCTTACAGCTCCGCCGGTGCGGAACGCACCACCGTAGATATACACCATGACGGGCAAAGGGGGCTCCGATTCATTGAACTAGGGGaacattgttttaaattatgaaaaaattattgaaataataGAAGCCTGCAATTATGCTAAAACAAGTTATACCCATcctaaaaattgtttgttgctAAGGACACAGTAtgtttttctcattttgtgtttgtattaTCTAAATGTACTCGTACTTTTTAATCCGTCCCAGTTATATACTGTTTATACGATTAAATTGGGGTTTGCAGACTATCTTCTCTAATAAATGTGGATGCTAACTGCTACCATAAAAACTAAGTGTGTTCTTAGACTGATAAGTAGTCATCTATCTAGCTAGTGTTTAGTCTCTATGTCTAGTCACAAAGATTTCCACGCAGTCAAAGTTAAGAGTTACTCGAGATCGGTTATGTCTTTCGAAaagtaaaattattttctctttcacttttcattttaGTAAAGTAGTATATATTTCCAGTAGAGAAACTTCCCCCGTGGTGCAGACCACACATGGAAAAGTGCAGGGAACCCGGTTGAAGGGGCTTTATGACAATGAATTCTATGCATTTGATGGCATCCCATATGCTGCTCCTCCACTTGGATCTCTTCGCTTTAAAGAGCCAAAAGAGCTTCAACCGTGGACAGGGACTCGAGATTGCTCCAAGCCAGCTAGCAAGTGCTTGCAAGTGGGATCATTAACAAAATTGGTTGAGGGCTCAGAGGATTGTCTGTACTTAAATATGACAGTGAAGACGGTACGTTGATGAGAATGTTAAATTATTactatacattttattttccccaaCATGTTTTTTACTTTAAAGCTGCAAAGCGAGAAACCCTTACCACTCATGGTTTATATTCATGGTGGGCAATTTCTTCGCGGAGATTCTTCGAGACGAGCTTGGGGTCCGGACTATTTTATGCAAGAGGATGTCATTCACGTAAGCATTGGATATCGCAATGGACCTTTCGGTGAGTTGTTTTAAAGGTTCGGTACAAGAAACAGACGAACTTTTCAAATTACGTTTTAGTTTAAGCCTAAAACTAGCAGATTAGTTAACCAACAatgcttttcagtttttgatAACGCACGTTGATTTTCTGAAAATCTAAGGCTTTAGTAATGCATAATGCCTCattgcatttacatttcaGGATTTCTCAGCTTTGCTGACACCTCGCTAGATATTCCTGGAAATGCTGCTCTCAAGGATATAATTATGGCCCTTCGATGGATAAAGGCTAATGCACCTAATTTTAATGGTGACCCCGATAGAATTaccatttttggccacagCTCGGGCAGCATAATGGTTCAAATGCTGCTGGCCAGTCCACAAGCAGAAGGGCTCTTCCATAAGGCCATCCTTTTGGCGGGTTTTTTTATGGAGATTAACACTCTGCCACATTTGGAGTTCCGATTGGCAAAGTGTTTGGGCTACGAGGGAAATAATGTCGATAGCCAGGTTTTGGAGTTCCTGTTGAAGGCTGATCCGCAACTGCTCGTATCTGTTGATGTTTTTAGCCCAGAGGAGAAGGCAGAAGGTATTAATTTATCGTTTAAACCCACCATAGAGAGGTATGCAACTCCCAATGCTGTTATATTGGCGGAGCCCAAAGAACTGCTGCGAAACAGTTGGAGCAACCGCATTCCCATCATTTTGGGCGCTAATACTGATGAGGGCCTACTCAGTATAGTTGGTTTTAAAACGGATCCTAGTGTCTTGCAGGGGTTCCGCGAAAACCCAGAGAGAGTACTTCCCTCTGTCCTTAAGAGCACCTGCACCTCCGCTGAAAAGCGTGAAATGGGTCTCAAAATGCTTGACTATTTCTGTGAGGCGAATGGTGAACAACTAAGCTTAGATCATTTCGATGCTATAAAAGAGATTTTCACCCACACTACCTTTCACTCGTTATACCGAATGATCCAATCCAGACTGGCTTTCGCACAGGCACCGACTTATTTTTACCGCTTCGACTTTGATTCGCCGGACTTCAACTTTTACCGAAATCGCTTCTGGGGAAAGGAGCAGCGTGGAGTTAATCACGTGGATGAGCTGGGCTACATATATGTCCTGCCAGACACTTTTAAATTGGACAAATCCCGACCAGAGTTTACCACTATTTGCCGAATGGTATCAATGTTTGTGCATTTCGCCGCCACCTCGGATCCCAATTCACCGCTTACAAAACCTTTGGTGGATTGGAAGCCCGTAAGCTCGGGACCTGCGCGTATGGTCCTCAACATCGGCGAGCAACTACAGTTTATTTCGCATACCATGCCTAAACTAGTGTTCTATGATCAACTATTAGAACAGGCTGGAGTGTCCCTTTTCTAGTCTTTATAAAACAATCCTTTCACAATAATTTTGTTACGGAATCTTAAATTGAGCAGGCCAAAGTTAGGATACGATGGCATGCCTGTTAATAAATGGTTAGCCAATGGTTCTGGGAAGAAATGCTTACATGCTTGGTGTATACGTTTAAGTACAGGCAATCCTCGCTGCCGATAACCTTGCCAGTCTTTCTGTCCATCTGCAGAGGAATCGGTCTCTCCTGCCGAGCATCGAGCTCTGAATTCCACGGATATGCCGAATGGGAGGCCCCAAATCGGGTTTTCCCCAGCGGCGGCTGGGCAAAGGGAATCCCCTCGAAGCTGTAGAATACGTCACCATAGATACCGCTCAGCCGACGACCCTTTACATTCCCTACTGAGAGCTTGACGACCTTGGAATCCGCATCACCTGCTGATGGGCAGGAAAATCGCTCAAAGCTGGGACCACAACGCGGGTTAAGGAATCTAAAACATTTGATCCGACTTCGACTTCTCGGCTGACAGAGCTTCCACATGTCATAGTCAAATGCTATTTTTGACCCAAATGAGATGGTAGACTCGATTCAAACGAAAATGTGTTCCCGATACCCCTTAATAAACCAGAGAAGTTAGGTAATGAGGTGATAATGATGGCCAACTGATTAGAAAGAAATATATGAGTAGAAGGAAAATAtagaataatataatatatatttccacaATGAACAATAACATCAGAGAAGGTTTGTTCATTTTTCgatgcacatatgtacatagttcAGTGTGCCTCAATAGGCAAATCCCGGTGCTCGCAATCACGACAACGACATCCTTTGcggtgctcctcctccaggaGACTTAGAAGTTGCTCATTATCGCATACTTTATATAGCATTTTGCCTTCCGTGGATTCCTGACCCTCATATGGTGACTCCGATGGATATTCTTTCTGAATACAATCCGTTTTTTCAGCTTTAGcttcgactatattcgatttaTCATTCTTGCAATTCCGCAATTTCCGGATCTGGACATCAACAAGTGGCTTATACGACTCGTACAGTTTTGGTAgggtaaaaataaacacgtgtcctagaaaaaaaaaattattta is a window encoding:
- the LOC122621591 gene encoding esterase B1, producing MWKLCQPRSRSRIKCFRFLNPRCGPSFERFSCPSAGDADSKVVKLSVGNVKGRRLSGIYGDVFYSFEGIPFAQPPLGKTRFGASHSAYPWNSELDARQERPIPLQMDRKTGKVIGSEDCLYLNVYTKHFNESEPPLPVMVYIYGGAFRTGGAVRSKYGPDYLMSKDVVYVLFNYRLCSLGFLSMPSCELDVPGNAGLHDQLLALQWVSQHIRNFNGDPQNITLFGESAGAASVHFMMCLPQAKGLFHKAIMMSGSMLSPWVNAPERDNIFCRLATSAGYQGPAEEVSILEFLRNVNAEKLICHDFISPRDRCFGFLNSFVPVVGGLVRAPFPQLMKEAWSSEVPLLLGGTSFEGLVYYPFCQLDNGYMLELLKHEPAMVLPHELYQLMSVEERNTAAEALVKFHYGPRGITKNNITQILDLFSYKLFWHGLHRVVLSRLSLAQAPTYLYRFDFDSPKLNLMRNQLCGDDIKRGVCHADDLGYIFHKQAQTKQPLDSPEFQTIQRMVGILTTFARTGDPNCPETGPDQWLPVSTKTPFKVLNIGQQVECVTQVEKDGLEVWNGLYNDLK
- the LOC122621594 gene encoding esterase B1-like — its product is MSSHKDFHAVKVKSYSRSVMSFENRETSPVVQTTHGKVQGTRLKGLYDNEFYAFDGIPYAAPPLGSLRFKEPKELQPWTGTRDCSKPASKCLQVGSLTKLVEGSEDCLYLNMTVKTLQSEKPLPLMVYIHGGQFLRGDSSRRAWGPDYFMQEDVIHVSIGYRNGPFGFLSFADTSLDIPGNAALKDIIMALRWIKANAPNFNGDPDRITIFGHSSGSIMVQMLLASPQAEGLFHKAILLAGFFMEINTLPHLEFRLAKCLGYEGNNVDSQVLEFLLKADPQLLVSVDVFSPEEKAEGINLSFKPTIERYATPNAVILAEPKELLRNSWSNRIPIILGANTDEGLLSIVGFKTDPSVLQGFRENPERVLPSVLKSTCTSAEKREMGLKMLDYFCEANGEQLSLDHFDAIKEIFTHTTFHSLYRMIQSRLAFAQAPTYFYRFDFDSPDFNFYRNRFWGKEQRGVNHVDELGYIYVLPDTFKLDKSRPEFTTICRMVSMFVHFAATSDPNSPLTKPLVDWKPVSSGPARMVLNIGEQLQFISHTMPKLVFYDQLLEQAGVSLF